In Paenibacillus stellifer, the DNA window CGGGTAATTCCCCGCCGCCCGAAATACATCGGCATTATCGGATCGAAAGCAAGAATCGGGCTGCTGCTTGACGGACTGGAGAAGCCGGAGTCGCTGCATGCGCCCGTCGGGCTGCCGATCGGGGCGGACGGTCCGGAAGAAATCGCAGTCAGCATCGTTGCCGAGCTGATACAGGTCAGAAGAGCGGATAACCGTCTGAAGCAGAAAGGGGATGATCGCGTTGAAAATTGCCGGAATCTATTTGGCGGCAGGGCAGAGCACTCGGATGGGGGTGTCCAAAGTTTCAAGGAAGCTGTCGCTGGGCGTCGCCCTCGGGAGCGTCGCGCTCGCTGAACTGGAGCGCTGCGGCCTTGCACCGCTGGTCGTGGTTGTCAGGGCTGACGACAAGCTGGAGTGGCTGCCGCCCGAAATCGGAGAGCCGGGCGCTAGACGCACCGAGACATGCCTGACAGCGCATCTGGGATTGTCCTTCTCGCTGCGCTGCGGATTGAATGCAGTGCTTCCGCATGATCCGGACGCCGTGGTTGTGGCGCTGGCGGATCAGCCTTTTGTCACCAAGGATCTGGTGAACCGTCTGATCGAAGCCTTCCGCCGCACTCCCGGACTGGATTATGCAGCAAGCTCCGGGAACGGAACGATGATGCCGCCCGCACTGTTCGCGAGGTCGGTATTTCCGTCGCTTCAGCAGCTGGACGGCGACCGGGGGGCGGGGCGGATTCTGAATTCTTCCGAATTCAAGGGGGCGGTTATCGAGGATGACACGCCGCTCTTTGCGATGGATGCCGATACGGAAGGCGATTTTCTGAATGTCCAGCGCCAATGGCTGCTGCAGAACACCCGGCAGGAGGATTTTACGGGGAAATAGGAAGCTGTGTTACGAATGCTTACAATTTGAAATATCCAACTCTGGGGATTCGTGCAAAAAGCACAATAATCCCCCTCTTTTTTATAAACTTGCACAA includes these proteins:
- a CDS encoding nucleotidyltransferase family protein, with protein sequence MSKVSRKLSLGVALGSVALAELERCGLAPLVVVVRADDKLEWLPPEIGEPGARRTETCLTAHLGLSFSLRCGLNAVLPHDPDAVVVALADQPFVTKDLVNRLIEAFRRTPGLDYAASSGNGTMMPPALFARSVFPSLQQLDGDRGAGRILNSSEFKGAVIEDDTPLFAMDADTEGDFLNVQRQWLLQNTRQEDFTGK